A single genomic interval of Lewinellaceae bacterium harbors:
- a CDS encoding DUF4062 domain-containing protein: protein MIRTPDQRVRVFVSSTLHELAVERQAVKQAIEKLRLIPVLFELSARHHPPQDLYRDYLNQSDVFVGVYWQKYGWVAPDMNISGLEDEYRIALDKPKLIYVKQASERELRLNHLLEEIQSSNALCYRPFTSQEELLDLVENDLAIMLSEHFQSNNQDDQPPSYYKFDVPTMADALIGRQKDIEQLREMFTSAQCRLITICGAGGTGKTRLAIETARQLKTNFSNGVVFVGLEAISEPGLVPAAISRSLPIMDSGKQAVSETLMSWLSDKEMLLVLDNMEQITESSHFIGDLIQRCPRVHLLITSRTPLHLRYEQIYPLEPLPTPADIQPEKLEDNPAVQLFIQRVREVNPRMAFGKEDMLAIQKICNQLDGLPLAIELAALRTRYVNPSMMIRMIHSSLDLAAQGPVNLPTRQKTLRNTIDWSVQLLSENERQFFYSLAIYHGGWTLEAVAQLQTRFFGEIMPMDIMDRMIDLGLIYRKFSPYQLRYDWLMTIREYATEGFNKAGEQQDKLKNYYQYYADLTQKYDPLLRGLSDFSYVQIINEEFENIRAAFNLAIRFEDWRTAWKFPGALSMYWLSVGKISEAVEWMDRANIRINYPIDDLSGEDQALFGRAIQIKGLIRYLSGRFDQAVKELQISVNAFTSLQDKRGQAIGYAYMGMSGLSINHPDTERWFLQAIDLGKASNERFSQILSKTFLAEFRLAQNRLAEAFQLLDEAEALCRQGYEMYLSVTYVVKAATLLALGDPQKALPFYEESLVRYVQSSFKATNGWALVGAAFCHMWMNNYSKAISYFREAIENGRNSGDVVMILVPAMGLGIIQTLIGEPEKGIALYKEAYKEFIATDYKPWKVIEMTIRKIEELIADQLNDKNDYPVYASGIDQLFQLAMQVQAK from the coding sequence ATGATTCGCACTCCTGATCAGAGGGTTCGGGTTTTCGTAAGCTCTACGCTGCATGAGCTGGCTGTCGAACGACAAGCCGTAAAACAAGCCATTGAAAAGCTACGCCTGATCCCGGTATTGTTTGAATTAAGTGCCCGGCATCATCCTCCGCAGGACCTTTACCGTGATTACCTCAACCAAAGTGACGTTTTTGTAGGTGTTTATTGGCAGAAATACGGCTGGGTAGCTCCTGATATGAACATCTCCGGGCTTGAAGATGAATATCGAATCGCTCTGGACAAACCCAAACTTATCTACGTAAAGCAGGCCTCAGAAAGAGAGCTGCGCCTGAATCATCTGCTGGAGGAAATTCAGTCGAGCAATGCCCTGTGCTACCGACCTTTCACCAGTCAGGAAGAATTACTCGACCTCGTAGAAAATGACCTGGCAATCATGTTGTCAGAGCATTTTCAGTCAAATAATCAGGACGATCAGCCTCCGTCCTACTATAAATTTGATGTGCCGACCATGGCCGATGCCCTCATTGGAAGGCAGAAGGATATTGAGCAGTTACGGGAAATGTTTACATCCGCTCAATGCCGGCTGATAACCATCTGTGGCGCTGGGGGGACCGGCAAAACCAGGCTCGCCATAGAGACGGCCCGCCAGTTAAAAACCAACTTCTCCAATGGTGTGGTCTTTGTAGGCCTCGAAGCCATTTCGGAGCCAGGTCTCGTCCCGGCAGCCATAAGCCGCAGCTTACCCATCATGGATAGTGGCAAGCAAGCCGTCAGTGAGACACTGATGTCCTGGCTAAGTGATAAAGAAATGCTGCTGGTACTGGATAACATGGAACAAATCACGGAAAGTTCGCATTTCATCGGCGATCTCATTCAGCGTTGTCCACGGGTACATTTGCTGATTACCAGCCGTACGCCCTTACACCTTCGATATGAACAAATCTACCCCCTGGAGCCTTTGCCGACACCTGCAGATATTCAACCTGAAAAGCTGGAAGATAACCCGGCTGTTCAACTTTTTATCCAACGGGTCAGGGAAGTAAACCCCCGTATGGCATTTGGAAAGGAGGATATGCTGGCCATCCAGAAAATCTGTAATCAGTTGGATGGTTTGCCCCTGGCTATTGAGCTGGCAGCACTTAGAACCCGGTATGTGAATCCTTCGATGATGATCAGGATGATTCATTCATCCCTTGACCTGGCGGCACAAGGCCCGGTAAACCTTCCCACCCGGCAAAAGACCCTTCGAAATACCATAGACTGGAGTGTTCAGCTACTATCCGAAAATGAGCGGCAATTTTTCTATTCGCTGGCCATCTACCATGGCGGATGGACGCTCGAGGCAGTTGCCCAGCTACAAACCCGATTTTTTGGCGAAATCATGCCAATGGACATCATGGACCGGATGATTGATCTGGGACTCATATACCGTAAGTTTTCACCTTATCAGCTTCGATACGACTGGCTGATGACCATCCGGGAATATGCAACCGAAGGCTTTAATAAAGCAGGAGAACAGCAGGACAAATTGAAAAATTACTACCAGTATTATGCTGATCTAACCCAAAAATACGATCCGCTCCTGCGGGGACTTAGTGATTTCTCCTATGTACAGATTATCAACGAAGAATTTGAAAACATCCGGGCTGCATTTAACCTGGCTATCCGGTTCGAAGACTGGCGCACTGCCTGGAAATTTCCGGGAGCACTGTCCATGTATTGGCTCTCGGTAGGTAAAATCAGCGAAGCGGTAGAATGGATGGACCGGGCAAATATCCGGATCAACTACCCCATCGATGATTTATCCGGTGAAGACCAGGCCCTGTTTGGACGTGCTATACAGATAAAAGGATTGATTCGATACCTTTCTGGCCGTTTTGACCAGGCCGTCAAAGAACTCCAAATCAGTGTAAACGCTTTTACCTCATTACAGGACAAGCGGGGACAAGCCATTGGATATGCTTACATGGGGATGTCCGGATTAAGTATCAACCATCCTGACACGGAGCGGTGGTTCCTGCAGGCTATTGACCTGGGTAAAGCAAGCAATGAGCGGTTCAGCCAGATTCTCTCCAAAACATTTTTAGCAGAGTTCCGTCTTGCACAAAACAGACTTGCAGAGGCATTTCAATTGTTGGATGAAGCTGAAGCACTGTGCAGGCAAGGATATGAAATGTATCTTTCCGTAACCTATGTGGTAAAAGCAGCAACTTTGCTGGCGCTGGGTGATCCGCAAAAGGCTTTGCCTTTTTATGAAGAAAGTTTAGTCCGCTATGTCCAGTCCAGTTTTAAGGCAACTAACGGATGGGCATTGGTGGGCGCCGCATTCTGTCATATGTGGATGAACAATTACTCAAAAGCCATCAGTTACTTCCGGGAGGCCATCGAAAATGGCCGTAATTCAGGTGATGTGGTCATGATACTGGTGCCGGCCATGGGCCTGGGTATCATTCAAACCCTGATTGGAGAACCGGAAAAGGGAATAGCACTCTACAAGGAAGCCTATAAAGAATTTATTGCCACTGATTACAAGCCGTGGAAGGTGATCGAAATGACCATACGCAAAATTGAAGAACTGATAGCTGACCAACTTAATGATAAGAACGATTACCCTGTATATGCCTCAGGGATTGATCAATTGTTTCAACTGGCGATGCAAGTTCAGGCCAAATAA
- a CDS encoding DUF1080 domain-containing protein codes for MRAIKAQNVTITVKLIFTLLIFNLAYADVFGQQRKPEETEVWEPVPPVVTPGVGNQPPSDAIVLFDGKNLDAWESVRDKSPAPWMVMEGYVMVKPGSGPIQTKASFGSCQLHLEWKTPIDTAGKHSQERGNSGVFLQSRYEVQVLDNYRNRTYSNGQAASIYKQAIPQVNACLPPGDWQSYDIYYNAPQFDAMGKLTKPAYVTVVQNGVLVENHFEIKGNTLYIGDPEYSAHGNLPLQLQDHGNFMAFRNIWIRNIQD; via the coding sequence ATGAGAGCGATTAAAGCACAAAACGTAACCATAACCGTAAAATTAATTTTCACGTTGCTGATCTTTAACTTGGCCTATGCGGATGTATTTGGTCAACAGCGTAAACCGGAAGAAACGGAGGTGTGGGAGCCAGTACCTCCGGTGGTAACACCAGGAGTGGGCAATCAGCCGCCTTCCGATGCGATCGTTCTTTTTGATGGTAAAAATCTTGATGCCTGGGAAAGTGTCAGGGACAAGAGCCCGGCACCCTGGATGGTAATGGAGGGCTATGTCATGGTCAAACCAGGATCTGGCCCTATTCAGACCAAAGCTTCATTTGGCAGTTGTCAGCTGCATCTCGAGTGGAAGACTCCGATTGATACAGCCGGCAAACACAGTCAGGAACGCGGTAACAGTGGGGTATTTCTCCAGTCCAGGTATGAAGTTCAGGTTCTGGATAACTACCGCAACCGCACCTATAGTAATGGTCAGGCGGCTTCCATTTACAAGCAAGCCATACCCCAGGTAAATGCCTGCCTGCCTCCCGGTGACTGGCAATCTTATGATATCTATTACAATGCTCCGCAGTTTGACGCCATGGGTAAACTCACCAAACCTGCCTATGTAACAGTTGTACAAAATGGCGTTCTGGTTGAAAATCATTTTGAGATCAAAGGCAACACGTTGTACATCGGTGATCCGGAATACTCAGCGCATGGAAATTTACCCTTACAATTGCAGGACCACGGGAACTTCATGGCATTCCGGAACATCTGGATTAGGAATATCCAGGATTGA
- a CDS encoding alkaline phosphatase D family protein, producing MWYILVTSKKKSFWHLAVVFLLGLLSCAPKPNGPVTIPVHTGTEALLNPALKPFYHGVASGDPTQHGVILWTRITPDNFMKHIDVEWELATDRHCEEIVQSGTVRTSPDKDYTVHIPVTALTPGQYYYYRFRSLGVQSVIGRTRTMPEELVPEMNLAVVSCSNYEAGYFNAYGLIAEIDDIAAVVHLGDYIYEYGTGVYGNKALNRKNIPPYEIFRLNDYRTRYAQYHLDPDLMRLHQMVPFITIWDDHEIANNSYTTGAKNHQPEEGDYNLRKEAAEQAYYEWLPITPDLKHLYRSTDLGALGTLYMLDERLTARTAQASGVDDPIYLDSHQAMIGHEQLAWLEDKVAEKPDGWHLIGNQVLFSLPHAAGRKPNMDSWAGYPTERLQIINWLSDPKVQNVIFLTGDSHSSWAFEVPRSIADYRTSHRSLAVEFATPSITSANADESIPLDTVLVIEQNMMRDTLNAPMKYIDLHDHGYILLRIRPTEIAAEYRYVDRINAPSIHQNTAAVWRVLKGSSFLSR from the coding sequence ATGTGGTATATCCTGGTAACATCGAAAAAAAAATCATTCTGGCACCTTGCAGTCGTATTTCTTTTGGGTCTTTTATCCTGTGCGCCAAAGCCGAATGGACCGGTAACCATTCCTGTTCACACGGGTACGGAAGCGCTACTTAATCCCGCCCTTAAACCATTTTACCACGGTGTAGCTTCCGGAGATCCTACCCAGCATGGAGTGATCCTCTGGACCAGGATAACCCCTGATAACTTCATGAAACACATTGATGTGGAATGGGAGCTGGCAACGGACCGGCATTGTGAAGAAATCGTCCAGTCCGGTACGGTAAGAACTTCACCGGATAAGGATTATACAGTACACATTCCTGTCACAGCGCTGACCCCCGGGCAATATTATTACTACCGGTTCAGGAGTTTGGGAGTGCAGTCGGTGATCGGCCGGACCAGGACGATGCCCGAGGAACTTGTCCCGGAGATGAATTTGGCGGTAGTCAGTTGTTCGAACTATGAGGCAGGCTATTTTAATGCGTATGGTCTGATTGCTGAAATTGATGACATCGCAGCAGTGGTTCATCTGGGCGACTACATTTACGAATATGGCACTGGAGTATATGGGAATAAGGCATTGAACCGTAAAAATATCCCTCCCTATGAGATATTTCGTCTTAACGATTACCGGACACGGTATGCGCAGTATCATCTCGATCCCGACCTGATGCGCCTGCATCAGATGGTACCCTTCATCACGATCTGGGATGATCATGAAATTGCCAATAATTCCTATACCACCGGCGCCAAAAACCATCAGCCGGAAGAAGGCGATTACAATTTGCGGAAAGAGGCCGCCGAACAAGCTTATTACGAATGGCTTCCCATCACCCCGGATCTGAAACACCTATATCGCTCCACCGATCTCGGGGCACTGGGGACACTCTATATGCTGGACGAGCGCCTCACTGCGCGTACAGCCCAGGCATCCGGAGTTGATGACCCCATTTACCTGGATTCCCATCAGGCCATGATTGGCCATGAACAATTAGCCTGGCTGGAAGACAAAGTTGCTGAAAAGCCTGATGGATGGCATCTGATCGGTAATCAGGTGTTGTTTTCTTTGCCGCATGCAGCAGGGAGAAAACCGAATATGGACTCGTGGGCTGGTTACCCTACCGAACGACTGCAGATTATCAACTGGCTTTCCGACCCCAAGGTGCAAAATGTGATTTTTCTGACGGGTGATAGTCACAGCTCCTGGGCATTCGAGGTCCCACGGTCCATTGCGGATTACCGTACGTCGCACCGCTCACTGGCAGTGGAATTTGCAACACCATCCATTACCTCTGCGAATGCCGATGAGAGCATTCCCTTGGATACAGTTTTGGTAATTGAGCAGAACATGATGCGGGATACGCTCAATGCACCAATGAAATACATCGACTTACACGATCATGGATACATTTTACTGCGGATCAGACCAACGGAAATTGCTGCCGAATACCGCTATGTTGACCGTATCAATGCGCCATCGATCCATCAGAATACAGCAGCCGTCTGGAGGGTATTGAAAGGCTCGTCTTTTCTATCAAGGTGA